The genome window GTGGCCCCGGCCCCGCGGCTTCGGCCTGCCTCCCGTCCTACTCCTTTCGTGCGGACCGCGGACACCGGGCCGCGGCGGCGGGCTGGGCCTTGCGCGGTCCCCTTCCCCTGCACCGCTGTCCCTGCCCCAACCCCGCGTGCGGGCGGCGCCGTGACGTCACGCGCCTTTGCGTGCGTGGCCGCTGGGGGCCGACGTCGGAGGAGGAGAGCGGCGACGTcggtggggggaggagaggggcgCGGACCTGGGCCGCGGCTTGGCGGCCGCGCTCGCGCCGCATCGGTTCCGCCTGCAGGACGGCAGTTCCGAGCTCTCCCCGCTCGCGTGCAGCCGCGCCTTCCTCACCCGCCCCCTCGACCTTTTCGGAGACTTGAGGTTGTGACTAGACCGTCACTTGCTTTTCTGTTGGAATTTTTCCGGAAAAATGGAACCTGGCAATGTatcctaagaattttttttttttttttgaaaattgtttcTCAGCATATTTAACAGCCCCCAAATTAGGTTAAATGCCTGTTCCCAATTTCTGTCATTTTGTAAAACCCAGTTTCTGCTGTAAATAGGAAGAGCTGTGGTTGGGAGCTTGCACGCACCGAGAAGGTGTGCGCTCCGAGTCCCTCGGCCCCCAGGTGCTGAGTGCCCGGTGAGACCTGAGCTTGTAGCACAGGTCACAACAGAAGAACGTGCGTGTGCCCTTGGGGCGACCCTGGGACCTAGTAACCTCCGGGCACGTGTTACTGCTGGTGCTTGCACTTTTGTTGTAAAGATTCCAGTTGCGAAGTAGCCCTCTTGTATTTTCTGTGTGGGCGTGTAACAGAAAGGGCTACTCCAGAATTTCTGTGATGTCTGGTTACGTCAGAGTGCAAGGCAGTCCACAGACAGGTCAGTGGTGCGAATCCGTGTGCAGCGTGCAGCCAGGACCGTCTTCACCACGGGGACTTGGCGGGTGGGAGGGAAGCCTGAGGTCAGCACTGTCTTCTCTGTTCTTTGGAGGCATAGCCCAGGCACGTGATGACTTTAGGGTACTTTATCCGTGACTTTAATGAGGGTAAAGTAAATCAGGGTATAATTTTCTCCGCAGAGTATTGAAGGATGTTCGTTCCAAGATCCCTGAAAATCAAGCGGAACGCTAACGATGACAGTGGAAATTGTGTAGCCAAGAAAGTCAAAGCCGAGGCAGAAGACCGGGGGCTGGATGCAGGTGGGGACGGTCTTGCCGATGCCTCGGGTACCAAAGAGGCTGCCGCAGCGGCCCACCAAGGGGCCCAGCCGCACCTTCTCCCCGGGCCTACTGGCCCGGTGTCTGAAGGGACTCTGCCTGACTCCGAGCCAGGGACACAGGCTGGCGATCTCCCCGAAGAGCCGGTGAAGTCCTTCTCCAAAACCCAGCGGCAGGCCGAGCCCGGGGAGCCGATATGCGTGGTGTGCGGGCGGTACGGCGAGTACGTGTGCGACGAGACGGACGAAGACGTGTGCAGCCTGGAGTGTAAAGCCAAGCACCTGCTGCAGGTGAGGGGCGCGGAGGCGGTGTCCGAGCCGAGCTGCCCCCAGAAAGCGGGCTCTGAGCCGGCAGCGCCGGGCCTTGCCCCCTACGTCTACACCGAGCACGCCTTCGTCGCGCACCTTCGGGAGGACCAGATTGAGAACCTCAGGCGGCAGCTGGGGATCACGGTCCGAGGCCGAGGCGTCCCCAGGCCCATTGTTGACTTTGAGCACTGCGGCTTCCCCGAGGCCCTAAACCGCAACCTCAAGGCCTCCGGTTACGAGGTGCCCACCCCCATCCAGATGCAGATGATTCCGGTGGGCCTTCTGGGCAGAGACGTGCTGGCCAGCGCGGACACCGGCTCCGGAAAAACGGCGGCCTTCCTGCTTCCAGTCATCGTGCGAGCTCTGTCTCAGGTGAGTTAGAGCTCACCTGTGTGAGCTCAAACAGGCTAGGGATTTATCCAGCGTCAGCCTCAAGCTTGTTAAAAAACTGGAACTGGAACTGAATACCTAGGTCGTTAGTAACTGGGACTCAACTGTATTATGTTGAACCAGTGTCTTT of Bubalus bubalis isolate 160015118507 breed Murrah chromosome 5, NDDB_SH_1, whole genome shotgun sequence contains these proteins:
- the DDX59 gene encoding probable ATP-dependent RNA helicase DDX59 isoform X5, whose product is MFVPRSLKIKRNANDDSGNCVAKKVKAEAEDRGLDAGGDGLADASGTKEAAAAAHQGAQPHLLPGPTGPVSEGTLPDSEPGTQAGDLPEEPVKSFSKTQRQAEPGEPICVVCGRYGEYVCDETDEDVCSLECKAKHLLQVRGAEAVSEPSCPQKAGSEPAAPGLAPYVYTEHAFVAHLREDQIENLRRQLGITVRGRGVPRPIVDFEHCGFPEALNRNLKASGYEVPTPIQMQMIPVGLLGRDVLASADTGSGKTAAFLLPVIVRALSQSKSPSGLVLTPTRELAIQIERQAKELMSGLPCLRTALLVGGLPAPPQRHRLRQRIQVIIATPGRLLDIIKQRSVELGSIKIVVVDEADTMLKMGFQQQVLDVLEQLPHDCQTVLASATIPASVEQLACQLLRDPVAITAGERNLPCPSVRQIVLWVEEPAKKKKLFEILNDKKLFKPPVLVFVDCKLGADLLSEAVQKITGLKSTSVHSDKTQMERKDVLKRWCSHSMEEGVRRKGLNDRKPLTIRSA